In Pseudomonadota bacterium, a single genomic region encodes these proteins:
- a CDS encoding RNA polymerase factor sigma-32: MTEKLLSEDDNDIMQEIEDKSLSIPFDPLKKYLSEVSKYPVLSREEELEVATKIHENKNIEAAQKMVISNLRLVVKIALEYYNTYLNILDLIQEGNVGLLHAVKKYNPYRGTKFSTYASFWIRAYILKYIMDSWSLVKIGTTQGQRKLFYRLNKEKQKLEALGIFPAPQLLASTLDVKEEEVESMQKRLAYTDISLETPIHEEGDDTVMDMIKTGENVEEIVADKEMSDLLAQRVTEFKKGLNEKELFIFDNRIMTDESMTLQEIGEKFKISRERVRQIENKVLNKFKTRFKQELKELNF, translated from the coding sequence TTGACCGAGAAATTATTGTCTGAAGATGATAACGACATCATGCAGGAAATTGAAGACAAGAGCTTGTCCATCCCCTTTGATCCGCTGAAAAAATACCTTTCAGAGGTGTCTAAATATCCCGTACTTTCGAGGGAAGAGGAGCTGGAGGTGGCCACAAAGATACATGAAAACAAGAATATCGAAGCTGCACAGAAGATGGTGATTTCAAACCTCAGGCTTGTTGTCAAGATAGCACTCGAATACTACAACACATACCTGAATATCCTTGACCTCATTCAGGAAGGGAATGTCGGTCTTCTGCACGCAGTAAAAAAGTATAATCCTTACAGGGGAACCAAGTTTTCAACATATGCTTCTTTCTGGATCAGGGCCTACATTTTAAAATACATCATGGATTCCTGGAGTCTTGTAAAGATTGGAACAACACAGGGACAGAGAAAGCTGTTTTACAGACTCAACAAGGAAAAGCAGAAGCTTGAAGCGCTCGGAATCTTTCCTGCCCCGCAACTTCTCGCCAGCACACTCGACGTAAAGGAAGAAGAAGTGGAGAGTATGCAGAAGAGGCTTGCATATACTGACATCTCACTGGAAACTCCCATCCACGAAGAGGGTGACGATACTGTAATGGATATGATCAAGACTGGGGAGAACGTCGAAGAAATTGTTGCTGATAAGGAAATGAGCGATCTGCTTGCACAGAGGGTGACGGAGTTCAAAAAGGGCTTAAACGAAAAAGAATTATTTATATTCGACAACAGGATAATGACTGATGAGTCCATGACCTTACAGGAAATAGGAGAGAAGTTCAAGATTTCACGGGAACGCGTAAGACAGATCGAGAATAAGGTGTTGAATAAGTTTAAAACAAGGTTTAAACAGGAGTTGAAGGAACTGAACTTTTAG